The Mycobacteriales bacterium genome window below encodes:
- a CDS encoding diguanylate cyclase — MSPGELVARLRELADGRRWLQTVLDHIPAMIGYWDRDLRNRMANRAYQDWFGKMPEQLRGVHISELLGPELFLKNLPYMEKALSGVEQTFDREIVDPTGTVRYSQASYVPDIAESGQVDGFFVLVADITPRVLAEQQLQQEQRRTHRLAEQLTIVSRVSASLHALAPEEIQEAVADAVLALGYAGSSLELLDRDSQAFVTRHGRGLFAALDGQALSMQEGASGDVLTGGGPVVVDDYQDYAKARSVIRDTGVRTTISLPVRTTGDLVALLHAGTTQPAKLSPSDVDVLSLLADIAGTALGNARRLLRAQAATRHYAEQAETDPLTQVGNRRAADLMLAELQPGDVVVVLDLDHFKAVNDTRGHAAGDTTLQQFAHHVRAGLRDLDSVARVGGEEFLLVLAAVDRDEAEAVLGRIKDAWLATAPSTTFSGGVASKRTHEDSADTYARADAALYRAKSSGRNRMEYDA; from the coding sequence GTGTCACCGGGTGAACTCGTCGCGCGGCTGCGGGAGCTCGCGGATGGACGCAGGTGGTTGCAGACGGTGCTCGACCACATACCGGCCATGATCGGCTACTGGGACCGCGATTTGCGCAACCGCATGGCCAACCGGGCCTACCAGGACTGGTTCGGGAAGATGCCTGAGCAGCTGCGCGGCGTCCACATCAGCGAGCTGCTGGGTCCTGAGCTGTTCCTCAAGAACCTGCCGTACATGGAGAAGGCCCTATCCGGCGTCGAGCAGACCTTCGACAGGGAGATCGTCGACCCCACCGGGACGGTGCGCTACTCCCAAGCCTCGTACGTGCCCGACATCGCAGAGTCCGGTCAGGTGGACGGCTTCTTCGTCCTCGTCGCCGACATCACTCCCCGGGTGCTGGCCGAGCAGCAGCTGCAGCAGGAGCAGAGACGTACCCACCGGCTGGCGGAGCAGCTGACGATCGTCAGTCGCGTGAGCGCGTCCCTGCACGCCCTGGCCCCGGAGGAGATCCAGGAAGCCGTGGCCGATGCGGTGCTCGCGCTCGGCTACGCCGGCTCGAGCCTCGAACTCCTCGACCGGGACAGCCAGGCGTTCGTCACCCGTCACGGGCGGGGGCTGTTCGCGGCACTGGACGGCCAGGCGCTCTCGATGCAGGAGGGAGCTTCTGGGGACGTCCTGACTGGCGGCGGCCCCGTCGTCGTCGATGACTACCAGGACTACGCCAAGGCGAGATCCGTCATCAGGGACACCGGGGTGCGGACCACCATCTCCTTGCCGGTGCGCACTACAGGTGATCTCGTGGCGCTGCTCCACGCGGGGACGACGCAGCCGGCGAAGCTCAGCCCCTCGGACGTCGACGTGCTGAGCCTGCTCGCCGACATCGCAGGGACCGCTCTCGGCAACGCGCGCCGCCTGCTGAGGGCTCAGGCAGCGACGCGTCACTACGCCGAGCAGGCGGAGACCGATCCGTTGACCCAGGTCGGCAACCGTCGCGCTGCCGACCTGATGCTGGCCGAGCTCCAGCCCGGCGACGTCGTCGTGGTGCTGGACCTCGACCACTTCAAGGCCGTCAACGACACACGTGGCCACGCTGCTGGAGACACCACCCTCCAGCAGTTCGCCCATCACGTCCGTGCCGGGTTGCGTGACCTCGACAGCGTCGCCCGCGTGGGCGGTGAGGAGTTCCTGCTGGTGCTCGCTGCTGTCGACAGGGACGAGGCGGAGGCGGTGCTGGGCCGCATCAAAGACGCCTGGTTGGCCACGGCCCCGTCGACGACCTTCAGTGGTGGTGTCGCGAGCAAGCGGACCCACGAGGACAGTGCCGACACCTACGCGCGGGCTGACGCGGCGCTGTACAGGGCGAAGAGCAGCGGCCGCAACCGGATGGAGTACGACGCCTGA
- a CDS encoding NAD(P)-binding protein, translated as MTHAVAADYLVVGAGATGMAFVDALVEHTDVRVALVDRRPGVGGHWLDAYPFVRLHQASAFYGVGSTLLGANRVQERGPEAGLHERASVSEICAYYAQLLAERLQPSDRVEWFPGCDYVGGRRFVSRVSGRVYEVPEGCRVVDARYLAPSIPARTAAPFEVDDAARVVTVNGLVELEEPPSRFVVVGSGKTATDAVVWLLGQGVDPGAVCWVRPRDPWMLNRAVVQPAPAVFLGMVADTLEAAGTAESLDQLFLELEERGSMLRIDPSVTPTMGKTPTLATWELERLRTVEHVVRRGHLRRVRPGHLDLDEGSVAVARDAVVVHCAAPGLRYPPRVPIWGPAAITLQPIRSGFPCFGAALAGYVEATRADDADKNALCPPTPFGDSLEGWAHMTVLGARAAASFGAEPDVLAWSHGVALNPARISPQEPSGPDLDDALARLQRHAAPGLARLASLSGLADLPDPQVRIAW; from the coding sequence GTGACCCACGCGGTGGCGGCTGACTACCTGGTCGTCGGTGCGGGCGCGACGGGGATGGCGTTCGTGGACGCCCTCGTCGAGCACACCGACGTGCGGGTGGCGCTCGTCGACCGTCGCCCGGGTGTCGGGGGCCACTGGCTCGACGCCTACCCCTTCGTCCGCCTCCACCAGGCCTCGGCCTTCTACGGTGTCGGGTCGACCTTGCTCGGCGCGAACCGCGTGCAGGAGCGGGGTCCGGAGGCGGGTCTGCACGAGCGCGCGAGCGTGTCGGAGATCTGTGCCTACTACGCGCAGCTCCTCGCTGAGCGCCTGCAACCGTCCGACCGGGTCGAGTGGTTCCCCGGCTGCGACTACGTCGGCGGGCGCAGGTTCGTCTCGCGGGTCTCGGGCCGGGTGTACGAGGTGCCTGAGGGCTGCCGGGTCGTGGACGCGCGCTACCTGGCTCCGTCGATCCCTGCGCGTACGGCCGCGCCCTTCGAGGTCGACGACGCAGCGCGTGTGGTCACGGTGAACGGCCTCGTCGAGCTGGAGGAGCCGCCCTCGCGTTTCGTCGTCGTCGGGTCGGGCAAGACCGCCACCGACGCGGTGGTGTGGTTGCTCGGGCAGGGCGTCGACCCGGGTGCCGTGTGCTGGGTGCGCCCGCGCGACCCGTGGATGCTCAACCGCGCGGTCGTCCAGCCGGCCCCCGCGGTGTTCCTGGGCATGGTCGCCGACACGTTGGAGGCAGCTGGCACTGCCGAGAGCCTGGACCAGCTGTTCCTCGAGCTCGAGGAGCGCGGCTCCATGCTCCGCATCGACCCATCGGTCACACCGACCATGGGCAAGACGCCGACCCTCGCCACGTGGGAGCTCGAGCGCCTGCGCACGGTCGAGCACGTGGTCCGGCGCGGTCACCTCCGACGTGTCCGACCCGGGCACCTGGACCTCGACGAGGGGTCGGTCGCCGTCGCGCGGGACGCGGTCGTCGTGCACTGCGCAGCTCCGGGTCTGCGCTACCCACCCCGGGTGCCGATCTGGGGGCCCGCGGCGATCACGCTGCAGCCGATCCGCAGCGGCTTCCCGTGCTTCGGTGCCGCGCTCGCCGGCTACGTCGAGGCGACCCGGGCCGACGACGCCGACAAGAACGCCCTCTGCCCGCCTACGCCCTTCGGTGACTCGCTCGAGGGGTGGGCCCACATGACCGTCCTGGGAGCGCGGGCCGCCGCCTCCTTCGGCGCCGAACCCGACGTGCTGGCGTGGTCGCACGGCGTCGCGCTGAACCCCGCGCGCATCTCCCCGCAGGAGCCGAGCGGCCCCGACCTCGACGATGCGCTGGCGCGGCTGCAACGCCACGCGGCTCCCGGCCTGGCCCGGCTGGCGTCGCTGAGCGGGCTCGCCGACCTGCCCGACCCGCAGGTCCGCATTGCCTGGTAG
- a CDS encoding DUF2157 domain-containing protein: protein MSTDHAVRQLDDLDEHLERWVEHGLISPAQASQIVADEQAALAAGGRTGRAPMLTEALGYVGGVLVVVAGLLLTAQLWADLALWARLGLTAAAAGLLLGLGAALPVGLGTAAGRLHSAAWGLSAATVAFLLGLFAVEVLDTRDADTALVVATGVTAYSAVLWWLLRSPLQQAVAFVGLAATGAAALARVAPSGPSGDGLPALGILAVGAGWLYLGVRDMLAPRRFVLVLGAVGVALGAATVQMADWGRVVALVAVLALVGLALRMADLALLAVGAVGMFIVFPGVLMSWFPGAVAAPLALLLAGTLLVLAALRTLRHGTAGPG, encoded by the coding sequence ATGAGCACCGATCACGCGGTCAGGCAGCTGGACGACCTCGACGAGCACCTCGAACGGTGGGTGGAGCACGGGCTGATCAGCCCGGCGCAGGCCTCGCAGATCGTCGCCGACGAGCAGGCCGCCCTCGCCGCCGGTGGACGCACCGGTCGCGCACCGATGCTCACCGAGGCCCTCGGCTACGTCGGCGGAGTCCTGGTCGTCGTGGCCGGGCTGCTGCTGACGGCGCAGCTGTGGGCGGACCTGGCGCTGTGGGCCCGTCTCGGGCTGACCGCAGCGGCGGCGGGCCTGCTGCTCGGGCTCGGGGCGGCGTTGCCCGTGGGGCTCGGCACGGCCGCGGGACGGCTGCACTCCGCCGCCTGGGGACTGTCCGCAGCGACCGTCGCGTTCCTGTTGGGCCTGTTCGCCGTCGAGGTGCTGGACACCCGGGACGCCGACACCGCGCTGGTCGTGGCCACGGGGGTAACGGCGTACTCCGCTGTGCTCTGGTGGCTGCTGCGAAGCCCGCTCCAGCAGGCCGTTGCCTTCGTCGGGCTGGCGGCCACGGGTGCCGCCGCGTTGGCCCGGGTCGCACCGTCCGGACCGTCGGGCGACGGCTTACCCGCCCTCGGGATCCTCGCCGTCGGGGCCGGCTGGCTCTACCTCGGGGTGCGAGACATGCTCGCTCCCCGTCGCTTCGTGCTCGTGCTCGGGGCCGTGGGGGTCGCCCTCGGGGCCGCGACCGTGCAGATGGCCGACTGGGGCCGGGTCGTGGCGCTGGTCGCGGTGCTCGCCCTCGTCGGGCTCGCGCTGCGGATGGCCGACCTCGCGCTGCTGGCGGTCGGCGCGGTCGGCATGTTCATCGTCTTCCCGGGGGTGCTGATGAGCTGGTTCCCCGGCGCGGTCGCCGCACCGCTGGCACTGCTGCTCGCCGGGACGCTGCTCGTCCTCGCGGCGTTGCGGACCCTGCGGCACGGTACGGCTGGGCCGGGGTGA
- a CDS encoding DEAD/DEAH box helicase, producing MAERGGRQPGNRPAQRQQPRRPARREEGVLPVVERAVREVEFAVQRGKVRPAIRAQFQVVALLVREERARVKTDASLTEFKRNGAMKRIEAIGTAMAKCAARDTSLYALLAEDAELVEGARALLRELREAAGLEAAPPPAEAGSATVQPRQERRVVPQSVISRQLANPFLEPDFSGAPSKQTRPRLLANWELLQPLLRAFENPGGGASSCMPLPAPKSLLAAGGRELMPHQAQVIQAAAGGHRTFLLADEPGLGKTAQALLSAQAANAFPLLVVVPNVVKTNWAREAGIWTPTHPATVVHGDGDSVDGFSDIVVVNYEVLDRHVGWLGSLGFRGMVVDEAHFIKNKTSQRSRHVLELSQRLRSRTVRPLLMALTGTPLINDIEDFLAIWEFLGWIGDTEPGPALMEKLEANELTPVDPGFHPLARQAVIDLGIVRRRKVDVAADIPARRIADLPVELDGALGRSIRDAERVLARRMMKRYDSALEARDAGVTVEGIDHELVRKVAGWERQDTDESTGGENVFTMMRRIGQAKAGLAADYAAQLARSVGKVVFFAKHIDVMDTAEAAFAQQGLRYSSIRGDQTPKARQLAIDSFVNDPEVAVVVCSLTAAGVGLNLQVSSNVVLSELSWTDAEQTQAIDRVHRIGQDAPVTAWRIIAAQTIDAKVAELIDSKAGLAARALDGSDEEVSSSVDVQLEALVGLLTDALRERGL from the coding sequence GTGGCAGAGCGCGGCGGGCGACAGCCCGGCAACCGGCCTGCCCAGCGCCAGCAGCCGCGCCGGCCCGCGCGCCGCGAGGAGGGCGTCCTGCCCGTTGTCGAGCGGGCCGTCCGCGAGGTCGAGTTCGCCGTCCAGCGGGGCAAGGTCCGCCCGGCGATCCGCGCGCAGTTCCAGGTCGTGGCGCTGCTGGTCCGCGAGGAACGAGCCCGCGTCAAGACCGACGCGAGCCTCACGGAGTTCAAGCGCAACGGTGCGATGAAGCGCATCGAGGCGATCGGCACCGCGATGGCGAAGTGCGCCGCCCGCGACACCTCGCTCTACGCCCTGCTCGCCGAGGACGCCGAGCTCGTCGAGGGCGCTCGCGCCCTGCTGCGCGAGCTGCGCGAGGCAGCCGGCCTCGAGGCCGCCCCTCCCCCGGCAGAGGCGGGCTCCGCGACGGTGCAGCCCCGGCAGGAGCGTCGCGTCGTACCCCAGTCGGTGATCTCGCGACAGCTGGCCAACCCCTTCCTCGAGCCCGACTTCTCAGGTGCCCCGTCCAAGCAGACCCGGCCGCGGCTGCTCGCCAACTGGGAGCTGCTGCAGCCGCTGCTGCGCGCCTTCGAGAACCCCGGCGGCGGCGCGTCGTCGTGCATGCCGCTGCCGGCTCCGAAGTCGCTGCTGGCCGCGGGCGGTCGCGAGCTCATGCCACACCAGGCGCAGGTCATCCAGGCCGCCGCCGGAGGGCACCGGACCTTCCTGCTGGCCGACGAGCCCGGTCTCGGCAAGACCGCGCAGGCGCTGCTGTCCGCGCAGGCGGCCAACGCCTTCCCGCTGCTGGTCGTCGTCCCCAACGTCGTGAAGACCAACTGGGCGCGCGAGGCCGGCATCTGGACGCCGACCCACCCAGCGACCGTCGTGCACGGAGACGGCGACAGCGTCGACGGCTTCTCCGACATCGTCGTCGTCAACTACGAGGTCCTCGACCGCCACGTCGGCTGGCTCGGCTCCCTCGGCTTCCGCGGCATGGTCGTCGACGAGGCCCACTTCATCAAGAACAAGACCTCGCAGCGGTCGCGCCACGTCCTCGAGCTGTCGCAGCGGCTCCGCTCGCGCACGGTGCGCCCGCTGCTGATGGCGCTCACCGGCACGCCGCTCATCAACGACATCGAGGACTTCCTCGCGATCTGGGAGTTCCTCGGCTGGATCGGTGACACGGAGCCGGGCCCGGCGCTGATGGAGAAGCTCGAGGCCAACGAGCTCACCCCCGTCGACCCCGGCTTCCACCCGCTGGCCCGCCAGGCCGTCATCGACCTCGGCATCGTGCGCCGTCGCAAGGTCGACGTCGCTGCCGACATCCCGGCCCGCCGCATCGCCGACCTCCCGGTCGAGCTCGACGGCGCCCTGGGTCGGTCGATCCGCGACGCCGAGCGCGTCCTCGCGCGTCGGATGATGAAGCGCTACGACAGCGCGCTGGAGGCCCGCGACGCCGGCGTCACCGTCGAGGGCATCGACCATGAGCTGGTCCGGAAGGTCGCCGGCTGGGAGCGGCAGGACACCGACGAGTCGACCGGCGGCGAGAACGTCTTCACGATGATGCGCCGCATCGGCCAGGCCAAGGCCGGGCTCGCCGCCGACTACGCCGCGCAGCTCGCCCGCAGCGTCGGCAAGGTCGTCTTCTTCGCCAAGCACATCGACGTCATGGACACCGCCGAGGCCGCCTTCGCCCAGCAGGGGCTGCGCTACTCCTCCATCCGCGGAGACCAGACGCCTAAGGCCCGCCAGCTCGCGATCGACTCCTTCGTCAACGACCCCGAGGTCGCCGTCGTGGTCTGCTCGCTGACCGCCGCGGGCGTCGGGCTCAACCTGCAGGTGTCGTCCAACGTCGTGCTGTCGGAGCTGTCGTGGACCGACGCCGAGCAGACCCAGGCCATCGACCGCGTGCACCGCATCGGCCAGGACGCCCCGGTCACCGCGTGGCGCATCATCGCCGCGCAGACCATCGACGCGAAGGTCGCGGAGCTCATCGACAGCAAGGCCGGCCTGGCCGCCCGCGCGCTCGACGGCTCCGACGAGGAGGTCTCGTCGTCGGTGGACGTGCAGCTCGAGGCCCTCGTCGGCCTGCTCACCGACGCCCTGCGCGAGCGCGGGCTCTAG
- a CDS encoding DUF2277 domain-containing protein — protein MCRSIKPLNNFAPPATEDEIRAAALQYVRKISGATHPSSVNAAAVEQAVELVAQASAELLDRLVTTAPAKHREVEAAKARARAEQRYGS, from the coding sequence ATGTGCCGCAGCATCAAACCGCTCAACAACTTCGCGCCCCCGGCGACCGAGGACGAGATCCGGGCCGCTGCCCTGCAGTACGTCCGCAAGATCAGTGGTGCCACGCACCCGTCGTCGGTGAACGCCGCCGCGGTCGAGCAGGCGGTCGAGCTCGTTGCGCAGGCCTCCGCGGAGCTGCTCGACCGGCTCGTGACGACCGCCCCCGCCAAGCACCGTGAGGTCGAGGCCGCGAAGGCGCGGGCGCGGGCGGAGCAGCGCTACGGCTCCTGA
- a CDS encoding rhodanese-like domain-containing protein produces MTPLRALVISARAGLENLSPTELAAELARGDAVVVDVREPAEVARGTLPGAVAVPRGLLEFLADGVEARGHPDLRPGRRLVLCSAAGDRSALAAAALQALGRTDVAHLAGGLRAWTAEGRPLRRAGAQEP; encoded by the coding sequence GTGACCCCGCTGCGCGCGCTGGTCATCTCGGCGCGCGCGGGCCTGGAGAACCTCAGCCCCACCGAGCTCGCGGCCGAGCTCGCGCGCGGCGACGCCGTCGTCGTCGACGTGCGCGAGCCGGCCGAGGTGGCACGGGGCACGCTCCCCGGGGCAGTGGCGGTCCCACGCGGCCTGCTGGAGTTCCTTGCCGACGGGGTCGAGGCGCGCGGCCACCCCGACCTGCGTCCAGGTCGCCGGCTCGTGCTGTGCAGCGCGGCGGGAGACCGCTCCGCCCTGGCAGCAGCGGCGTTGCAGGCCCTCGGTCGCACGGACGTGGCCCACCTCGCCGGTGGGCTGCGGGCCTGGACGGCGGAAGGTCGCCCGCTGCGCCGCGCAGGCGCTCAGGAGCCGTAG
- a CDS encoding AAA family ATPase, whose protein sequence is MTTDAVRIAMLGGFTVERAGRRLPSDAWPTRRAVELVQLLCLADGRRLHREQVVDALWPTLDVAAGAANLRKAAHHARTVLGDRGVVLRGGQVELLPDQPVALDVTAFEQAAALALRSQDSSACADAARLYAGDLLPGSPYDEWVSSRREVLRTRWLELLRRSGDWASLVHADPTDEAATAGLMRVALASSDRHGALRAYARLRSVLERDVGARPGAVVQGLYADCVAGMVPSEPESLVGRDLELAAAEAALAPARAGSRSALVVRGPGGIGKSALCAALGARAEQAGWRVVRVRASADEGPFAPFVQAVEVLLGGDRGLLERLPAPTRGLLAELSPLAGPQVGPSGPVTRHQVIGAVRRLLRAAAGGAGTVLVVDDVHWADDDAVEALGHLASSGGPGLLVVLGYRPEAAGQALQRVVARLARHEASTVVELPPLDDGDAAALVTATADGLADDVLLPLVRRAQGNPLVLQELARGARDGRSATSVHEAVAARLVDLDEGTRAMVQRLAVAADGLDPAAVLALTGLAEPEAFAVLDAALAAGVLVVRGSSYAFRHDLVRQVLVEQMPPHRRVAVHRDAARRLAELGAAPEVVAAHWLSGERPREALPWLLLAAQRSVGLGAYADALARLDVLLAQEPGHAEALRLRAQCLEARGDERAPSAYAAAAGALPAGQRDDVLAMQALASVRAGDPAGALLALDGLQPTTLQGRLAQALAMCGAAAMGHADPDVGVAMAAETRALAIASGDPSAMVIASWAEAAAAHVKGELPRTMRAGLRETYALPEVAVTVFDGQLCVAERLLYGGQPYGEVIDFTRALEAEADRLGAARGKAFAVTFRGEALLLMGRLDEAGRDLAAGVQLHRAIGANGGEALALERLAAHALAVGDPDRADALLDEALDVARESGLGFHLFDRIYGTRIAAARSPAAALAALDEAEEAVHGSMETCPGCRINLAVPAALAAAAGGRAEQARAYEQAAAQLTTILMRLPGWYAAVDEVRGHRARAEGDEQAALRHLAAAAEGFGSVGQPLDAQRCADAATALV, encoded by the coding sequence GTGACGACGGACGCGGTGCGCATCGCGATGCTCGGTGGCTTCACGGTCGAGCGCGCGGGTCGCCGGCTGCCGTCCGACGCCTGGCCGACCCGCCGGGCTGTCGAGCTGGTGCAACTGCTCTGCCTCGCGGACGGGCGGCGCCTGCACCGCGAGCAGGTCGTCGACGCGCTGTGGCCGACCCTCGACGTGGCGGCGGGAGCCGCGAACCTGCGCAAGGCCGCCCATCACGCACGCACCGTGCTGGGGGACCGCGGCGTCGTCCTGCGCGGCGGACAGGTCGAGCTGCTGCCCGACCAGCCCGTCGCGCTGGACGTGACGGCGTTCGAGCAGGCCGCCGCCCTGGCCCTGCGATCGCAGGACTCGTCAGCCTGCGCCGACGCCGCCCGGCTCTACGCCGGCGACCTGCTGCCAGGGTCGCCCTACGACGAGTGGGTGAGCTCTCGCCGTGAGGTCCTGCGGACCCGTTGGCTGGAGCTGCTGCGCCGCAGCGGTGACTGGGCGTCGCTGGTGCACGCGGACCCGACGGACGAGGCAGCCACGGCAGGCCTGATGCGCGTGGCGCTCGCCTCCTCCGACCGCCACGGCGCCCTGCGGGCCTACGCCCGGCTGCGCTCCGTGCTGGAGAGGGACGTCGGCGCCCGGCCCGGGGCCGTGGTGCAGGGCCTCTACGCCGACTGCGTCGCGGGGATGGTGCCGTCGGAGCCGGAGTCGCTGGTCGGACGGGACCTCGAGCTCGCTGCAGCCGAGGCGGCCCTCGCTCCGGCGCGGGCAGGCAGCCGCAGTGCACTCGTCGTGCGCGGGCCCGGTGGCATCGGCAAGTCGGCGCTGTGCGCTGCGCTGGGCGCGCGGGCCGAGCAGGCGGGGTGGCGCGTCGTGCGGGTGCGCGCGAGTGCGGACGAAGGCCCGTTCGCGCCGTTCGTGCAGGCCGTCGAGGTGCTCCTCGGCGGCGACCGCGGGCTCCTCGAGCGACTGCCCGCCCCGACCCGCGGGCTCCTCGCCGAGCTGTCGCCGCTGGCCGGCCCGCAGGTCGGGCCCAGCGGCCCGGTAACGAGGCACCAGGTCATCGGTGCCGTGCGGCGGCTGCTGCGAGCCGCCGCAGGCGGGGCCGGCACCGTCCTCGTCGTCGACGACGTGCACTGGGCCGACGACGATGCCGTCGAGGCGCTGGGTCACCTGGCGTCGTCCGGTGGGCCCGGCCTGCTCGTCGTGCTCGGATACCGGCCCGAGGCGGCCGGCCAGGCACTACAACGAGTCGTCGCCCGGCTCGCGCGGCACGAGGCGTCGACGGTGGTGGAGCTGCCCCCGCTCGACGACGGCGACGCCGCCGCGCTCGTGACGGCGACCGCCGACGGGCTGGCCGACGACGTGCTCCTGCCGCTGGTCAGGCGCGCCCAGGGCAACCCCCTGGTGCTGCAGGAGCTCGCCCGCGGAGCCCGCGACGGCAGGAGCGCCACCTCGGTGCACGAGGCCGTGGCCGCTCGGCTCGTCGACCTCGATGAGGGCACGCGGGCCATGGTCCAGCGGCTCGCGGTCGCGGCCGACGGTCTCGACCCCGCCGCGGTCCTCGCACTGACCGGTCTCGCCGAGCCGGAGGCCTTCGCCGTGCTCGACGCCGCGCTCGCGGCAGGGGTCCTCGTGGTCCGGGGGTCCTCCTACGCCTTCCGTCACGACCTCGTCCGGCAAGTATTGGTCGAGCAGATGCCGCCCCACCGCAGGGTCGCCGTGCACCGTGACGCGGCCCGGCGCCTCGCCGAGCTCGGCGCCGCCCCCGAGGTCGTCGCGGCGCACTGGCTGTCCGGTGAGCGCCCCCGGGAGGCGCTGCCCTGGCTCCTGCTGGCGGCCCAGCGCTCCGTGGGCCTGGGCGCCTACGCCGACGCGCTGGCACGGCTGGACGTCCTGCTGGCGCAGGAGCCCGGCCACGCCGAGGCGCTACGGCTGCGCGCGCAGTGCTTGGAGGCGCGCGGCGACGAGCGTGCGCCCTCGGCCTACGCGGCGGCGGCCGGTGCGCTGCCCGCAGGTCAACGCGACGACGTCCTGGCCATGCAGGCACTGGCGTCCGTGCGCGCCGGCGACCCGGCCGGTGCGCTGCTCGCCCTGGACGGGCTGCAGCCGACGACGCTGCAGGGACGCCTCGCCCAGGCCCTCGCGATGTGCGGAGCCGCCGCCATGGGCCATGCCGACCCCGACGTCGGTGTGGCGATGGCGGCCGAGACCCGAGCGCTGGCCATCGCCTCGGGCGACCCCTCCGCCATGGTCATCGCGTCCTGGGCGGAGGCCGCGGCTGCCCACGTGAAGGGCGAGCTGCCCCGCACGATGCGCGCCGGCCTGCGCGAGACCTACGCCCTGCCCGAGGTCGCCGTCACGGTCTTCGACGGCCAGCTCTGCGTGGCGGAGCGCCTGCTGTACGGCGGCCAGCCCTACGGCGAGGTCATCGACTTCACGCGGGCGCTGGAGGCCGAGGCCGACCGGCTCGGTGCCGCCCGGGGGAAGGCCTTCGCGGTGACCTTCCGTGGGGAGGCCTTGCTGCTCATGGGCCGGTTGGACGAGGCCGGCCGTGACCTGGCAGCCGGAGTGCAGCTGCACCGGGCCATCGGTGCCAACGGCGGCGAGGCCCTCGCCCTGGAACGGCTCGCGGCGCACGCCCTCGCGGTCGGCGACCCCGACCGCGCGGACGCCCTGCTCGACGAGGCGCTCGATGTGGCCCGCGAGTCAGGGCTGGGCTTCCACCTCTTCGACCGCATCTACGGCACACGGATCGCCGCTGCGCGCTCGCCCGCTGCGGCGCTCGCCGCCCTCGACGAGGCGGAGGAGGCCGTCCACGGCTCGATGGAGACCTGCCCCGGCTGCCGGATCAACCTGGCTGTGCCGGCTGCGCTGGCCGCCGCTGCCGGGGGACGCGCGGAGCAGGCGCGGGCCTACGAGCAGGCCGCCGCGCAGCTGACGACGATCCTCATGCGCCTGCCGGGCTGGTACGCCGCCGTCGACGAGGTCCGCGGTCACCGGGCGCGGGCGGAGGGCGACGAGCAGGCCGCGCTGCGCCACCTCGCGGCGGCCGCGGAGGGCTTCGGGTCCGTCGGTCAACCCCTCGACGCGCAGCGTTGCGCCGACGCTGCGACCGCCCTGGTCTGA